In a single window of the Maniola jurtina chromosome 4, ilManJurt1.1, whole genome shotgun sequence genome:
- the LOC123864225 gene encoding cytochrome P450 6k1-like, with protein sequence MVFVIILLACCVVVVLLIMKTKNRHYWKKRGIVQVNSNAWHFMLGKCSLSEIYKHIYDSHPTQDCVGTFVGYKPVLILKNLEDIQVVLQSDFQSFYGRGYKTNPKDTLANNLLLIDDYARWRLLRQKISPVFTATKLKNMFSILERCASDFAEFIKLNPHAKENVFEALHTYTSASISASVFGINAESSNTMTNPILDFGWSSTESVNVFNIKFAMTNIFPKLFNFLNLKTFGEHNDFVVGILKKVLNNRRCSKEKRYDFIDTCLDLLNQEIMHDPLTGFELKVTDEVLAAQAFSFFMAGVDTSANVINFALLELSNNPVILNRLHNEIDTIFENCSEKITYKDIQKMEYLEMVINESMRKYPPIGLMQRMCMKDTVLPSRNIKIEKNTFVVIPIYGIQRDEKYFPKPEEFDPERFSTENVSKIVKLSYIPFGEGNRICIGTRFAHLQIKTALAWLLRRYTIKGYNYTSKCFEPNFFGLRDSKARYDLIARA encoded by the exons ATGGTgttcgttataatattattggctTGTTGTGTCGTTGTGGTACTATTGATAATGAAAACCAAAAATAGACATTATTGGAAGAAGCGTGGAATTGTGCAAGTAAACTCAAACGCTTGGCACTTTATGTTAGGTAAATGTTCACTATCAGAAATATATAAACATATATATGACAGCCACCCCACCCAAGATTGCGTTGGGACTTTCGTTGGATACAAACCAGtgctgattttgaaaaatctggaAGATATACAAGTGGTTCTACAAAGTGACTTTCAAAGTTTTTACGGTCGTGGATATAAAACGAATCCTAAAGACACTTTGGCCAATAATCTGCTTTTGATAGATGACTACGCCAGATGGAGACTATTGAGACAAAAAATATCACCAGTTTTTACTGCAAcgaaacttaaaaatatgttcAGCATATTGGAACGATGTGCATCGGATTTTGCAGAGTTTATAAAATTGAATCCCCATGCGAAAGAAAACGTCTTTGAAGCACTCCATACTTACACTTCAGCTTCTATTAGTGCATCTGTATTTGGGATCAATGCTGAATCTTCAAATACTATGACAAATCCAATATTAGACTTTGGTTGGAGTTCTACGGAATCCGTAAACGTTTTTAACATCAAGTTTGCTATGACAAATATCTTCCCGAAATTGTTCAATTTTCTCAATTTAAAGACTTTTGGTGAGCACAACGATTTTGTTGTTGGTATACtaaaaaaagtgttaaataACCGTCGTTGTAGTAAAGAAAAGAGGTATGATTTCATAGACACTTGTCTGGATTTACTAAACCAAGAAATCATGCATGATCCTTTAACTGGTTTTGAGTTAAAAGTTACTGATGAAGTTCTAGCTGCACAAGCATTTTCATTCTTCATGGCTGGAGTGGATACATCAGCCAATGTGATCAACTTTGCACTACTCGAACTATCCAATAATCCAGTGATCTTGAATCGGCTTCATAATGAAATAGACACAATTTTTGAGAATTGTTCCGAAAAAATAACCTATAAGGATATACAAAAAATGGAGTACTTAGAAATGGTAATAAATGAGTCGATGAGAAAGTATCCACCAATAGGATTAATGCAACGAATGTGCATGAAAGATACCGTTCTACCGTCgagaaatataaaaattgaaaaaaatacttttgtagTAATCCCAATTTACGGAATACAAAGAgacgaaaaatattttcctaAGCCCGAAGAATTTGATCCAGAGAGATTTAGTACTGAAAACgtttcaaaaatagtaaaattgaGTTACATACCATTTGGTGAAGGAAATCGTATTTGTATAG GGACCCGATTCGCACATCTGCAAATTAAGACAGCTCTGGCTTGGTTATTACGGAGATACACAATAAAAGGATACAATTATACCTCGAAATGCTTTGAACCAAATTTCTTTGGGCTTCGAGATTCAAAGGCGCGGTATGACTTGATTGCTAGGGCCTAA